One window from the genome of Pyrus communis chromosome 16, drPyrComm1.1, whole genome shotgun sequence encodes:
- the LOC137721465 gene encoding abscisic acid receptor PYL4-like — MPSPIQFQRPINPPNYHHPTNTIHPKQFQSQAVAASVDLTRHHSLVMAPNQCCSSVVQSIQAPVPTVWSVVRRFDNPQAYKHFLKSCHVIDGNGDVGTLREVHVVSGLPAGSSTERLEILDDERHVISFSVVGGDHRLTNYRSVTTLHDSPNGVGTVVVESYVVDVPPGNTKEETCVFVDTIVRCNLQSLAQIAESMANKPTTKKPS; from the coding sequence ATGCCTTCACCAATCCAATTTCAAAGACCAATCAACCCTCCTAATTATCACCACCCCACAAACACAATCCACCCCAAACAATTCCAATCCCAGGCAGTCGCCGCCTCAGTCGACCTCACACGCCACCACTCCCTCGTGATGGCTCCCAACCAGTGCTGTTCTTCCGTCGTGCAATCCATCCAGGCACCCGTCCCGACTGTCTGGTCCGTCGTGCGGCGCTTCGACAACCCGCAAGCATACAAGCACTTCCTCAAGAGCTGCCACGTCATCGACGGAAACGGCGACGTGGGCACGCTCCGGGAGGTCCACGTGGTGTCGGGACTACCAGCGGGGTCCAGCACGGAGCGCCTTGAGATTCTGGACGATGAGCGGCACGTGATCAGCTTCAGCGTGGTGGGCGGGGACCATCGGCTGACGAACTACCGGTCCGTTACCACACTGCACGACTCGCCCAACGGAGTGGGGACCGTCGTTGTCGAGTCGTACGTGGTGGACGTACCGCCGGGGAACACGAAAGAGGAGACGTGCGTGTTTGTGGACACAATTGTGCGTTGCAACTTGCAGTCGTTGGCTCAGATCGCGGAGAGTATGGCCAATAAGCCCACCACCAAGAAACCCTCATGA